One genomic window of Polyodon spathula isolate WHYD16114869_AA chromosome 8, ASM1765450v1, whole genome shotgun sequence includes the following:
- the LOC121319824 gene encoding NADH dehydrogenase [ubiquinone] 1 alpha subcomplex subunit 12-like yields MFIVTCLPEHLLVVHREGSCLNTEGYLRVFRRAVQQLSGHGGIHGVVMQLLRVNDVKTGALVGVDKSGNKYFEDNQYFFGRHRWVIYAKEMNGKNTYWEVDGSMVPPEWHRWLHCMTDSPPTTHPPVPRKFIWENHKFNLSGSPSQYVPYSTTRKNIHEWGPPQATAK; encoded by the exons ATGTTTATTGTGACGTGTTTACCCGAACACCTGCTGGTAGTACACAGAGAGGGGTCCTGTCTGAACACAGAGGGGTACCTGCGTGTTTTTCGGAGAGCTGTGCAGCAGCTCAGCGGTCATGGAGGTATTCACGGTGTTGTTATGCAGCTTctcag GGTAAATGATGTGAAAACTGGAGCTCTTGTTGGAGTGGACAAATCTGGCAACAAATATTTTGAAGATAACCAGTACTTTTTTG GTCGTCACAGATGGGTAATATATGCCAAAGAAATGAATGGAAAAAACACGTATTGGGAAGTAGACGGAAGCATGGTGCCACCTGAAtg GCATCGCTGGCTGCATTGCATGACTGACAGTCCACCAACAACTCACCCTCCAGTGCCTCGCAAGTTCATCTGGGAGAATCACAAATTTAACCTGAGCGGTTCACCGAGTCAGTATGTTCCGTACTCCACCACCCGCAAGAACA